The proteins below come from a single Oncorhynchus keta strain PuntledgeMale-10-30-2019 chromosome 1, Oket_V2, whole genome shotgun sequence genomic window:
- the LOC118383428 gene encoding N-acetyllactosaminide beta-1,3-N-acetylglucosaminyltransferase 3-like: MRRSSRLLEVTALLVIGILCLVIIFLKEYIPPDEPPNHVQINRMQLTYKNRPRKPTSESAGVFTWGHCQRNESAANVSGFSTLPGHIQNFLFYRHCRHFPMLLDVPDKCGGPHKSADVFLLLVIKSSPVNYDRREVLRKTWAKERLQNEVWIRRIFLSGTTGTGFEKRTLNKLLRLENREHNDILQWDFNDSFFNLTLKQIVFLEWMDKNCRQARFLFNGDDDIFANTDNMVDFLQSQKNKDGDKHLFAGYLIRYVGPIRESGSKYYVPVQVQESDSYPPYCGGGGFLLSGYTAMVIYKMSHTILILPIDDVYMGMCLEKAGLSPESHFGVKTAGLQVPSQKVDAYDPCYYREIILVHRFLPHQIYIMWHGIHEPNLKCGNLQGSL; encoded by the coding sequence ATGAGAAGGTCTTCTCGTTTGCTTGAGGTGACAGCTTTACTTGTAATAGGCATTCTGTGCCTGGTCATCATTTTTTTAAAAGAGTACATTCCCCCTGATGAACCCCctaaccatgtccagataaacaGAATGCAATTAACCTACAAAAACAGACCTCGGAAACCAACCAGTGAGAGCGCAGGTGTTTTCACCTGGGGCCATTGTCAACGGAATGAGTCTGCCGCCAATGTGTCAGGATTTTCCACTCTGCCTGGTCACATCCAAAACTTCCTCTTCTATCGTCATTGCCGCCACTTCCCAATGCTGCTGGACGTACCTGATAAATGTGGAGGCCCTCACAAGTCTGCTGACGTCTTCCTTCTGCTGGTCATAAAAAGCTCACCTGTGAATTACGACCGCCGTGAGGTACTACGGAAAACCTGGGCCAAGGAGAGACTGCAAAACGAGGTGTGGATCCGCAGGATTTTTCTCTCTGGAACCACAGGGACAGGCTTTGAGAAGCGCACGCTAAACAAGCTTTTACGACTGGAGAATCGTGAGCATAATGATATCTTGCAGTGGGACTTCAACGACTCCTTCTTCAACCTCACCCTGAAGCAAATCGTGTTCCTAGAGTGGATGGACAAGAACTGCCGCCAGGCCAGATTTCTCTTCAACGGTGACGATGATATCTTCGCCAACACAGATAACATGGTGGACTTCCTTCAGAGCCAGAAAAACAAAGATGGTGACAAGCACCTTTTTGCGGGCTATCTAATCCGCTATGTCGGACCCATTAGAGAGTCAGGGAGCAAATACTATGTCCCAGTCCAGGTTCAAGAGTCAGACTCGTATCCCCCTTATTGTGGTGGAGGGGGCTTCCTGCTCTCTGGATACACAGCTATGGTCATTTACAAAATGTCCCATACCATTCTCATTTTGCCAATTGACGACGTCTACATGGGAATGTGTCTGGAAAAGGCTGGTCTTAGTCCAGAGTCCCATTTTGGTGTCAAGACTGCTGGACTGCAAGTCCCCTCCCAAAAAGTGGACGCTTACGACCCTTGTTATTACAGGGAAATAATTCTAGTACACAGATTTCTACCCCATCAGATATATATTATGTGGCATGGAATACATGAACCTAACTTGAAATGTGGGAATTTGCAAGGTTCACTTTAA